The Streptomyces sp. NBC_01268 genome window below encodes:
- a CDS encoding glutamate decarboxylase, with protein MTKRDDMALFGNRFLTVPAPSDTFPEEGMSATDAMRLVDVDLAMEGDPQRNLATFVTTWMEPEAQRLIAENLHRNFIDHAEYPISAEIEQRCVRMLADLFNAPGRTTGCRTQGSSEAIMLGALSLKWKWRERRKAVNLSVDRPNLVFGGDVHVVWEKFCRYFDVEPRIVPLAEGKYTIGPEDVEPHLDENTIGVVAVLGTTFTGHKDDVVGIDKLLRDVRKERDLDIPIHVDGASGAFVWPFLYPDSKWDFRLEQVRSINVSGHKYGLVYPGIGWLVFREESDLPKDLVFYENYLGKTDATFTLNFSTGASMVLAQYYNFVRLGRQGYTYVMKMMQENADVLAENLRSSGRFEVIGRDLEQLPLVAFRLAGKHAYDESDVAWQLAAERGWMVPAYTLPPNAEGVKIMRALVKETLSREHIDRLSQDIADACRTLDEKGATHGTERAQVKRGTGY; from the coding sequence ATGACCAAGCGTGACGACATGGCCCTGTTCGGTAACCGATTCTTGACCGTGCCCGCTCCTTCGGACACATTCCCCGAGGAGGGCATGTCCGCGACGGATGCGATGAGGCTCGTGGACGTGGACCTCGCCATGGAGGGTGATCCACAGCGCAACCTTGCCACGTTCGTCACCACGTGGATGGAGCCGGAGGCGCAGCGGCTGATCGCCGAGAATCTCCACCGCAATTTCATCGACCATGCGGAGTACCCGATTTCTGCGGAGATCGAGCAGCGTTGTGTGCGCATGCTTGCCGATCTCTTCAACGCGCCGGGCAGGACGACCGGATGTCGGACGCAGGGTTCGTCCGAGGCGATCATGCTCGGTGCGCTGTCGTTGAAGTGGAAGTGGCGGGAGCGCCGCAAGGCGGTCAACTTGTCGGTCGACCGCCCGAACTTGGTCTTCGGCGGAGACGTCCATGTCGTGTGGGAGAAGTTCTGCCGCTACTTCGACGTCGAGCCGCGGATCGTGCCGCTCGCCGAGGGCAAGTACACGATCGGCCCGGAGGACGTGGAGCCTCACCTCGACGAGAACACGATCGGCGTCGTCGCCGTCCTCGGTACCACGTTCACCGGCCACAAGGACGACGTCGTCGGGATCGACAAGCTCCTGAGGGACGTCCGCAAGGAGCGGGACCTCGACATCCCGATCCATGTCGATGGAGCCAGCGGCGCCTTCGTGTGGCCCTTCCTCTACCCGGACTCGAAATGGGACTTCCGGCTGGAGCAGGTCCGCTCCATCAACGTCTCGGGGCACAAGTACGGCCTGGTCTACCCCGGCATCGGCTGGCTGGTCTTCCGTGAGGAGTCCGACCTGCCCAAGGATCTCGTTTTCTACGAGAACTACCTGGGCAAGACCGACGCGACGTTCACGCTGAACTTCTCCACCGGCGCGTCGATGGTGCTCGCGCAGTACTACAACTTCGTCCGGCTCGGCCGCCAGGGCTACACGTACGTCATGAAGATGATGCAGGAGAACGCCGACGTGCTGGCGGAGAACCTGCGGAGCAGCGGCCGCTTCGAAGTGATCGGGAGGGACCTCGAGCAGCTCCCGCTGGTCGCCTTCCGCCTTGCCGGCAAGCACGCCTACGACGAGTCCGACGTGGCCTGGCAGCTCGCGGCCGAGCGGGGCTGGATGGTGCCCGCCTATACGCTCCCGCCCAACGCGGAGGGGGTGAAGATCATGCGTGCCCTGGTCAAGGAGACCCTGAGCCGCGAGCACATCGACCGCCTGAGTCAGGACATCGCCGACGCGTGTCGCACGTTGGACGAGAAGGGCGCGACACACGGGACCGAGCGTGCTCAGGTCAAGCGCGGCACCGGCTACTGA
- a CDS encoding AsnC family protein, translated as MRLARAARTARPGRAGLPLLTPGQTDAVRHPYTVVGPRPGPRPTSEEHGLAEALAEDGRAGLKQLADRTGTSTATVRQRLHQLRADDIHRLLTERLPHLPGYRHARVHLVTAFVKENGRTPEAVPSTAGPSGVRSHRPPPDGATLRNGAAPETRPLNSHDPPPPPPAAGENPGRTKALWGATGGESAA; from the coding sequence GTGCGTCTCGCCCGAGCCGCGCGCACAGCACGACCCGGCCGCGCGGGCCTGCCCCTGCTCACCCCCGGCCAGACCGACGCCGTACGACACCCCTACACCGTCGTAGGCCCGCGCCCCGGCCCCCGGCCGACCTCCGAGGAACACGGGCTCGCCGAGGCCCTCGCCGAGGACGGCCGCGCCGGACTGAAGCAGCTCGCCGACCGGACCGGCACCTCCACGGCCACCGTCCGGCAACGCCTGCATCAGCTCCGCGCCGACGACATCCACCGTCTGCTCACCGAACGGCTGCCCCACCTGCCCGGCTACCGCCACGCCCGCGTCCACCTCGTCACCGCGTTCGTCAAGGAAAACGGACGGACGCCGGAAGCGGTGCCAAGTACAGCGGGTCCGTCTGGCGTCCGATCGCACCGTCCGCCCCCCGACGGGGCTACGCTGCGCAACGGAGCAGCGCCCGAAACCCGCCCTCTGAACAGCCACGATCCACCCCCACCACCACCTGCCGCTGGGGAGAATCCGGGGAGGACGAAGGCCCTTTGGGGAGCAACTGGGGGGGAATCGGCCGCGTAG
- a CDS encoding phosphodiester glycosidase family protein: MLVILGTIDGRDRAHSVGVTAQEAAEVMEWLGAKDALSLGIGGDTTLVSKGALANRPMDSWTATGPTERKVGKAVVVVNK, from the coding sequence GTGCTCGTGATCCTGGGCACCATCGACGGCCGCGACCGCGCGCACAGCGTCGGCGTCACGGCCCAGGAGGCCGCCGAGGTCATGGAGTGGCTCGGTGCCAAGGACGCGCTCAGCCTGGGCATCGGCGGCGACACCACCCTCGTCTCGAAGGGCGCCCTCGCCAACCGGCCCATGGACAGCTGGACCGCGACCGGGCCCACGGAGCGCAAGGTCGGCAAGGCCGTCGTCGTCGTGAACAAGTAG
- a CDS encoding MASE1 domain-containing protein produces the protein MSLTVAVCYYAAGRLGLMGRLVVEGVVVTPIWPPTGVAVAALLLLGARVWPGIALGSFLVIASLTTPGPTTVVTVVSNTVAPLCAFLLLRRAGFRLDMARLRDGLSLVFLGGFGAMLISATAGVGLQVAKGSLDKSEFWPVWLAWWVGDTMGVLLVAPLLLVLAGPAGRFRVRRWKEAAFLGLTTLILMPMAVLSPMSMLFLVFPLLIWAALRFQLAGSMLCALFASVLATFEATSGRGAFLHLTDVEIMAKLQAFNGSAALTALLLASVITEQRATRRSVRRACQELAEVLEHLAAGEPSPGPPGTAESRAAPPGGPQNP, from the coding sequence ATGTCGCTGACCGTGGCGGTTTGCTACTACGCGGCCGGACGACTCGGTCTGATGGGCCGCCTCGTCGTCGAAGGCGTGGTGGTCACCCCGATCTGGCCGCCCACCGGCGTCGCCGTCGCCGCCCTGCTGCTGCTCGGCGCGCGGGTCTGGCCTGGGATCGCCCTCGGCTCCTTCCTCGTCATCGCCTCCCTCACCACTCCGGGGCCCACCACAGTGGTCACCGTGGTCAGCAACACCGTCGCGCCACTCTGCGCCTTCCTGCTGCTGCGACGGGCCGGCTTCCGGCTCGACATGGCGCGGCTGCGGGACGGACTCTCCCTGGTCTTCCTCGGCGGGTTCGGCGCCATGCTGATCAGCGCGACCGCGGGGGTCGGACTGCAAGTGGCGAAGGGCTCCCTGGACAAAAGCGAGTTCTGGCCCGTCTGGCTGGCCTGGTGGGTGGGCGACACGATGGGGGTGCTGCTCGTCGCCCCGCTCCTGCTCGTCCTCGCGGGGCCGGCCGGACGGTTCCGGGTACGGCGCTGGAAAGAGGCGGCCTTTCTGGGGCTGACGACCCTGATCCTCATGCCCATGGCCGTGCTCAGCCCGATGAGCATGCTCTTCCTCGTCTTCCCCCTGCTGATCTGGGCAGCGCTCCGCTTCCAGCTCGCCGGAAGCATGCTGTGCGCGCTCTTCGCCTCCGTGCTCGCCACCTTCGAGGCGACCTCCGGACGGGGCGCGTTCCTCCACCTCACGGACGTCGAGATCATGGCCAAGCTCCAGGCGTTCAACGGTTCCGCCGCCCTGACCGCCCTGCTTCTCGCCTCCGTCATCACCGAGCAGCGTGCGACCCGCCGGTCGGTGCGCCGCGCCTGCCAGGAACTGGCAGAGGTCCTGGAGCACCTCGCGGCGGGCGAGCCCTCACCGGGTCCGCCCGGCACCGCCGAGAGCCGGGCAGCCCCACCCGGCGGACCCCAGAATCCGTGA
- a CDS encoding peptidylprolyl isomerase, translated as MRRALISAFAAVALVVTGGSVATASDSAPPITTHGPCQYSQTPDEPPARRVPLPPDPRRTPVRGTVDLAVPTSQGPLPLRLDRAKAPCTVQSFLHLARHGFYDRTVCHRLTAYPTLKVLQCGDPTGTGEGGPGYKYKDELPVDLPPAATDPTGTRRLYGRGLLAMANAGPNTNGSQFFVVYGDSALRPNYTVFGTVGPAGLATLDKVAAGGIEPTAEDPAPVDGTPALRTELLHVRLSCRS; from the coding sequence ATGAGACGAGCACTGATCAGTGCATTCGCGGCCGTGGCGTTGGTGGTGACCGGCGGGAGCGTCGCCACCGCTTCCGACAGTGCTCCGCCGATCACCACGCACGGTCCTTGCCAGTACAGCCAGACCCCGGACGAGCCGCCGGCGCGCCGTGTTCCGCTGCCGCCCGACCCACGGCGCACCCCTGTTCGTGGCACGGTCGACTTGGCTGTTCCGACCAGTCAGGGCCCGCTTCCGCTGCGCTTGGACCGGGCCAAGGCGCCGTGCACGGTCCAGAGTTTCCTGCACCTGGCAAGGCACGGTTTCTATGACCGTACGGTGTGTCACCGTCTGACGGCGTACCCGACGCTGAAGGTCTTGCAGTGCGGCGACCCGACCGGCACGGGTGAGGGCGGGCCCGGGTACAAGTACAAGGACGAACTGCCGGTGGACCTGCCGCCCGCAGCCACCGATCCCACGGGCACGCGCCGGCTCTACGGACGCGGCCTGCTGGCGATGGCCAACGCCGGCCCGAACACGAACGGCTCACAGTTCTTCGTCGTCTACGGCGACTCCGCGCTGCGACCGAACTACACGGTGTTCGGCACGGTCGGCCCCGCCGGTCTGGCGACACTCGACAAGGTCGCCGCCGGAGGCATCGAGCCGACGGCGGAGGACCCGGCACCGGTCGACGGCACGCCCGCACTGCGGACAGAGCTGCTTCACGTCCGGCTGTCCTGTCGGTCCTGA
- a CDS encoding helix-turn-helix domain-containing protein, whose amino-acid sequence MLDVLGLEPDDERVYRALLGRPNSTAIVLSDQLDLPHAHVDKALSRLVEWGLVTRSADERFTAAPPAMALGALISQRRDGLRMAEHALVTFAEEHRAAMTGSSISDLIEVVTGVDAIRHRFLQVQQAARTQVRSFITAPFVALPPDENTAEPMAIGRGVRFRAVLDRAVLAEPGILDDAIDSLRRGVQLRVADQLPMKLVLADADLGLVPLAVTPDGEPGAALLHRSGLLDALDALFETVWRAADPLALAARVGESEPTVEVGPHGPTELDRRILALLLAGLTDLAAATQLGLSPRTLHRRLRHLMDLAGVRTRMQLGACAVRNGWAEPLRA is encoded by the coding sequence ATGTTGGATGTCCTGGGCCTCGAACCCGATGACGAGCGCGTCTACCGGGCGCTGCTCGGACGCCCGAACTCCACCGCGATCGTGTTGTCCGACCAGCTCGACCTGCCGCACGCGCACGTCGACAAGGCGTTGTCCCGCCTGGTCGAGTGGGGACTCGTGACCAGGTCGGCGGACGAGCGGTTCACCGCCGCACCGCCGGCCATGGCGCTCGGCGCTCTCATCAGCCAGCGCCGGGACGGGCTGCGGATGGCCGAGCACGCCCTGGTGACCTTCGCCGAGGAACACCGGGCGGCGATGACCGGGAGCAGCATCAGCGACCTGATCGAGGTCGTCACGGGCGTCGACGCCATCCGCCATCGCTTCCTCCAGGTACAGCAGGCGGCCCGTACGCAGGTCCGCTCCTTCATCACCGCGCCGTTCGTCGCCCTGCCGCCCGACGAGAACACGGCCGAACCCATGGCCATCGGCCGCGGCGTACGGTTCAGGGCGGTACTGGACCGGGCCGTGCTGGCTGAGCCGGGCATCCTCGACGACGCGATCGATTCCCTGCGCAGGGGAGTGCAACTGCGCGTCGCCGACCAGCTGCCGATGAAGCTCGTGCTGGCCGACGCCGACCTCGGCCTCGTCCCGCTCGCGGTCACACCGGACGGGGAGCCCGGCGCCGCGCTGCTGCACCGCAGCGGACTGCTGGACGCGCTGGACGCTCTGTTCGAGACGGTGTGGCGCGCTGCCGACCCGCTCGCGCTGGCGGCCAGGGTCGGAGAGTCCGAACCCACCGTCGAGGTCGGTCCGCACGGCCCGACCGAGCTCGACCGCAGGATCCTCGCGCTGCTCCTGGCCGGCCTGACGGACCTGGCGGCAGCGACGCAACTCGGTCTGTCACCGCGCACGCTCCACCGGCGCCTGCGCCATCTCATGGACCTGGCCGGAGTCCGGACCCGGATGCAGCTCGGCGCCTGCGCGGTGCGAAACGGCTGGGCGGAGCCCCTGCGGGCGTGA
- a CDS encoding cation:proton antiporter produces MVAETGGVLAGPKSREGTRTLVRGSCRRARTSRRGIRPTLRLPETPSESADVLLAVTVIAGILFTWCVLSRRLALWSITAPIAMMVAGIALTSGSDPPLVFDLGDMAGFEHAVEVVLALLLFVDATEVPAGVIRRERSVVARLLGTGLPLTLVAAFLTALAFFPDEPGWVLATLATVVVPLDLAPASAVVRDKRIPARLREVLNVEGGLSDGIVSPVFLICVTAATEYHTVGDDYTEALLDAVGAAGWAVGAGSLVGYVTGWLLQRSWARGWTLPGATRLAVLSVPIAAYTLSAALGGNGFVASFVAGVCIAPAMRHLPGDTVKMTDDLVTLLTLALWFLFGQLVSDEFWDGFHLSVVLYALLAVTLVRLVPVMLALIGTDLSLSDRLFLGWMGPRGVTSVVFGLLAAIELPAAGGGDFISRVMVITVMVSIVLHGLSAEPIGRRYARGRPASPEPRGVG; encoded by the coding sequence ATGGTGGCGGAGACCGGTGGTGTCCTCGCGGGGCCGAAGTCCCGCGAGGGAACGCGCACCCTCGTGCGTGGCTCTTGTCGGCGTGCTCGCACGAGTCGGCGCGGCATTCGCCCTACTCTGCGTCTCCCCGAGACCCCTTCCGAAAGCGCGGACGTCTTGCTTGCCGTAACCGTCATCGCGGGCATTCTGTTCACCTGGTGCGTTCTGTCGCGCCGGCTCGCGCTGTGGAGCATCACCGCACCGATCGCCATGATGGTGGCGGGCATCGCCCTCACCAGTGGCTCGGACCCGCCACTCGTCTTCGACCTCGGGGACATGGCCGGCTTCGAGCACGCGGTGGAGGTCGTCCTCGCCCTGCTGCTCTTCGTCGATGCGACCGAGGTTCCGGCGGGAGTCATCCGACGCGAGAGGAGCGTCGTCGCCCGTCTCCTGGGCACCGGTCTGCCGCTGACCCTGGTCGCTGCCTTTCTGACCGCGCTCGCCTTCTTCCCCGACGAGCCCGGATGGGTGCTGGCGACACTGGCGACCGTCGTCGTCCCCCTCGATCTGGCGCCCGCCTCGGCCGTCGTGCGGGACAAGCGCATCCCGGCGCGCCTCCGGGAGGTACTCAACGTCGAGGGCGGCCTGAGCGACGGAATCGTCTCACCGGTGTTCCTGATCTGTGTCACCGCCGCCACCGAGTACCACACGGTCGGCGACGACTACACCGAGGCGCTCCTCGACGCCGTCGGAGCGGCGGGCTGGGCCGTCGGGGCCGGATCGCTCGTCGGCTACGTGACCGGATGGCTGTTGCAGCGCTCCTGGGCGAGGGGCTGGACGCTGCCTGGCGCCACGCGCCTCGCGGTGCTGAGCGTGCCCATCGCCGCTTACACCCTGTCCGCGGCGCTGGGCGGCAACGGGTTCGTCGCCTCGTTCGTCGCCGGCGTCTGCATCGCGCCGGCGATGCGGCATCTCCCCGGGGACACCGTGAAGATGACCGACGACCTGGTCACCTTGCTGACACTCGCCCTGTGGTTCCTCTTCGGCCAGTTGGTCAGTGACGAATTCTGGGACGGCTTCCACCTCTCCGTCGTCCTCTACGCCCTCCTCGCCGTCACACTGGTGCGCCTGGTGCCCGTGATGCTCGCGCTGATCGGTACGGATCTGTCGCTGTCCGACAGGCTGTTCCTGGGGTGGATGGGGCCCAGAGGAGTGACCTCGGTGGTCTTCGGCCTCCTCGCCGCGATCGAACTGCCTGCGGCCGGTGGCGGTGACTTCATCAGCCGGGTGATGGTGATCACCGTCATGGTCAGCATCGTGTTGCACGGTCTGAGCGCCGAGCCCATCGGCCGCCGCTACGCCCGCGGTCGGCCCGCCTCGCCGGAGCCTCGGGGCGTGGGATGA
- a CDS encoding PP2C family protein-serine/threonine phosphatase codes for MFRRRPADSSEDLLVRLGSLTARARELAKTQRSRVELAVALQRGMLPSDLPSFPGARLAVRYEPANHGLNVGGDWYDAFSMPGGQIGMSIGDVQGHNIEAAAFMGQVRVALRALASVTGDPGELLGRTNDLLISLGADLFATCTFLRLDPAAGTLECARAGHIPHIWATTDGRSGIDDSEGGPPLGVLRGVDYPATRRRLTADGVFVLLTDGVVEGPSLHVDEGLDRVTRLAGITAVAGLGVDALATAVMKLAATVGHEDDAAVLVVGHDGGPARLAAEE; via the coding sequence ATGTTCCGCAGACGGCCGGCCGACAGCAGCGAGGACCTTTTGGTCCGGCTCGGGTCGCTGACCGCCAGGGCGCGGGAGTTGGCCAAGACGCAGCGTTCCCGTGTCGAGCTCGCCGTGGCCCTTCAGCGCGGCATGCTGCCCTCGGACCTGCCCAGTTTTCCGGGCGCCCGGCTGGCCGTCCGCTATGAGCCCGCCAACCACGGGCTCAACGTCGGCGGTGACTGGTACGACGCCTTCTCCATGCCTGGCGGCCAGATCGGCATGTCCATCGGTGACGTGCAAGGACACAACATCGAGGCCGCCGCCTTCATGGGACAGGTCCGCGTGGCACTGCGCGCGCTGGCCTCCGTCACCGGAGACCCGGGAGAGCTGCTCGGTCGCACCAACGACCTGCTCATCTCTCTGGGCGCCGACCTCTTCGCCACCTGTACCTTCCTGCGGCTCGACCCCGCTGCCGGCACCCTGGAGTGTGCCCGAGCCGGTCACATCCCCCACATCTGGGCTACCACCGACGGCCGCTCCGGCATCGACGACAGCGAGGGCGGGCCTCCGCTGGGTGTGCTGCGCGGCGTCGACTACCCGGCCACGCGCCGCCGGCTCACCGCCGACGGCGTCTTCGTCCTCCTGACCGACGGGGTGGTGGAGGGGCCCTCGCTCCACGTCGACGAGGGTCTGGACCGGGTAACGCGGCTCGCCGGGATCACCGCCGTCGCCGGGCTGGGCGTCGACGCGCTCGCGACCGCCGTCATGAAGCTGGCGGCCACGGTGGGGCACGAGGACGACGCGGCCGTCCTGGTCGTCGGCCATGACGGCGGTCCGGCCCGGCTGGCGGCCGAGGAGTGA